From one Lycium barbarum isolate Lr01 chromosome 6, ASM1917538v2, whole genome shotgun sequence genomic stretch:
- the LOC132645556 gene encoding pentatricopeptide repeat-containing protein At2g46050, mitochondrial, which yields MIIKCRYFPIRRIYFNYQLLFLTTIVATNSSPLASVPTVELTHTNDSCKSHTCISNALKISAKIGNLDEGKHIHANIIKLGMINVLSLGNQLLHVYVKCKEFVYACNLFDEMGVRNIVTWNTLICGLRYSTERFKTSDHLGFCYFKRMLMESVSPDCITFGGLLRLCLELNDGVWLVKELHCAIMKLGYDQSCFLGATLVDLYGKFGLVGEARCVLDGVLARDLVLWNVMVSCYVSNGLGEDAFCLFNLMRLEGFKGDEFTFASLLNSCASLGFYDSGRQIQGLVIKVCLNKDVVVESALVDMHAKNEHITDARKAFDAMAFRNVVSWTTIIVGYGRRGDGEEAIELLKRMLREDFVPDELTLASVLSSCGNLSMATETVQVHSYAAKCVFSNSLSIGNALINAYSKCGSIVHAYQSFSSIKAPDLFSWTSMIGAYASHGFSKEAIQLFEEMLANGVKPDSIVFLEVISACSHGGLFSKGLQYFSLMTNYYKIMPSTEHYACLIDLFGRLGLLNEAYEVLNSMPVEYQPDALKAFIGACKIHGNMELAKWAAEKIFVIDPNDTATYFLMSNLYASDSNWLDAALIWKMAKERLHNKSSGCSVEITGGINTLA from the coding sequence ATGATTATCAAATGCCGCTATTTTCCAATTCGAAGGATTTACTTCAACTATCAGTTACTATTTCTAACTACCATTGTTGCAACCAATAGTTCCCCTTTAGCTTCAGTTCCTACTGTTGAGCTGACCCATACCAATGATTCATGTAAATCCCACACTTGCATTTCCAATGCCCTTAAAATTTCAGCCAAAATTGGCAATCTTGATGAAGGCAAACACATACACGCAAATATAATTAAATTGGGTATGATTAACGTGCTTTCCCTGGGAAACCAGCTCTTGCATGTATATGTAAAATGCAAAGAGTTTGTTTATGCGTGCAACCTGTTCGATGAAATGGGCGTTAGAAATATAGTAACTTGGAACACGTTGATATGTGGTTTAAGGTATTCTACTGAGCGTTTTAAGACAAGTGATCATCTGGGGTTTTGTTATTTTAAGCGAATGTTGATGGAATCGGTGTCTCCTGATTGTATTACTTTCGGTGGGTTGCTCCGACTATGTCTGGAGCTAAATGATGGTGTTTGGTTGGTCAAGGAGTTGCATTGTGCAATCATGAAGCTGGGATATGATCAAAGTTGTTTTCTTGGTGCCACTCTTGTTGATTTGTATGGAAAGTTTGGGTTGGTTGGAGAGGCTAGGTGTGTTCTTGATGGGGTTTTAGCGCGTGATTTGGTGTTATGGAATGTTATGGTTTCTTGCTATGTATCAAATGGTTTGGGTGAAGATGCTTTCTGTTTATTCAATTTGATGAGATTGGAGGGGTTTAAGGGGGATGAGTTTACATTTGCTAGTCTACTTAATTCCTGTGCTAGTTTGGGGTTTTATGATTCAGGCAGGCAGATCCAAGGACTTGTCATTAAAGTTTGCCTTAACAAGGATGTGGTGGTTGAAAGTGCACTTGTTGATATGCATGCAAAGAATGAACATATAACCGACGCTCGTAAGGCTTTTGATGCGATGGCCTTCAGAAATGTGGTCTCTTGGACCACTATTATTGTAGGTTATGGACGTCGTGGAGATGGGGAGGAAGCTATTGAACTTCTAAAAAGGATGTTAAGAGAGGATTTTGTTCCCGACGAGCTCACTTTGGCTAGTGTCCTTAGTTCATGTGGTAACTTATCAATGGCCACGGAAACTGTACAAGTTCACAGTTATGCAGCAAAATGTGTATTCTCAAATTCTTTATCAATTGGAAATGCATTGATAAATGCATACTCAAAGTGTGGTAGTATTGTTCATGCTTACCAGTCCTTCAGCTCAATAAAAGCACCAGATCTTTTCTCATGGACATCAATGATTGGAGCTTATGCATCCCATGGCTTTTCAAAGGAAGCTATTCAACTTTTTGAGGAAATGTTGGCAAATGGTGTGAAGCCAGATAGTATTGTATTTCTAGAGGTTATCTCTGCGTGTAGCCATGGTGGTCTATTTAGTAAAGGGCTGCAGTACTTCAGTTTGATGACTAATTACTACAAAATTATGCCAAGCACAGAACATTATGCCTGTCTCATAGATCTTTTTGGACGATTAGGCCTTCTAAATGAGGCTTATGAAGTTCTAAACTCAATGCCAGTTGAATATCAACCAGATGCCCTGAAGGCTTTCATTGGTGCTTgtaaaatccatggaaatatggAATTGGCAAAATGGGCTGCAGAAAAGATTTTTGTTATTGATCCAAATGATACTGCTACTTATTTCCTTATGTCAAACTTGTATGCCTCTGATAGTAATTGGCTTGATGCAGCCTTGATCTGGAAAATGGCAAAAGAGAGGTTGCATAACAAGTCGTCAGGCTGTAGTGTGGAAATTACTGGAGGAATCAACACATTAGCATGA
- the LOC132645559 gene encoding protein DETOXIFICATION 34 has product METPGDAGRETPIYGGSSMEPTELHSAPSAMLADYPPIQGFQDLKNLVGLESGKLWTIAGPIAFNILCNYGINSFTSIFVGHIGDVELSAVAISLSVIANFSFGFLLGMGSALETLCGQAFGAGQVEMLGVYLQRSWIILTASCFCIMPLYIFSTPILKLLGQRDDIAELAGKFSIQIIPQMFSLAINFPTQKFLQAQSNVAILAWVGFMALVMHIGVLFLFIRVFRWGVTGAAAAYDVSAWVISLAQVVYIVGWCKDSWKGLSWLALKELWPFVKLSVASAVMICLEIWYFMTIIVLTGHLENPVIAVGSLSICMNLNGWEGMLFIGINAAISVRVSNELGSGHPRAAKYSVFITVAESLIIGIFCMVLIILTKDHFALLFTSSEKMQKAVSKLAYLLAVTMLLNSVQPVISGVAVGGGWQALVAYINLACYYVIGLPLGFLLGYKTRLGVQGIWMGMIFGTFLQTIILCIIVYKTNWNDEVAQASERMRKWSGLSDESDTK; this is encoded by the exons ATGGAGACACCTGGTGACGCAGGCAGGGAGACGCCAATATATGGCGGCTCCTCCATGGAGCCGACTGAGCTACACTCGGCTCCATCAGCCATGTTGGCGGATTATCCGCCAATACAAGGCTTTCAAGATTTGAAAAACTTGGTTGGCTTGGAATCTGGGAAGTTATGGACAATTGCAGGTCCCATAGCATTTAATATTCTGTGTAATTATGGGATTAATTCTTTCACGAGTATATTTGTTGGACATATTGGTGATGTAGAGCTCTCTGCCGTTGCTATTTCTTTATCGGTTATAGCAAATTTCTCATTCGGCTTCTTG TTAGGCATGGGTAGTGCACTGGAGACACTATGTGGACAAGCGTTTGGTGCAGGCCAAGTAGAAATGCTAGGAGTTTACTTGCAAAGGTCATGGATAATCCTTACTGCTTCTTGCTTCTGCATAATGCCACTCTACATATTCTCCACACCAATACTAAAGCTGCTAGGCCAAAGAGATGACATAGCAGAGTTGGCTGGAAAATTTTCTATACAAATCATACCTCAAATGTTCTCCCTCGCAATCAACTTCCCGACCCAAAAATTCTTGCAAGCACAAAGCAATGTTGCGATCCTAGCATGGGTCGGGTTCATGGCTTTGGTCATGCATATCGGGGTGCTCTTTCTTTTTATCAGAGTTTTCCGATGGGGCGTTACTGGTGCGGCTGCAGCCTATGATGTTTCTGCATGGGTTATTTCTCTGGCCCAAGTGGTTTATATTGTTGGCTGGTGTAAAGATAGTTGGAAGGGGTTGTCTTGGTTGGCCTTAAAGGAACTTTGGCCCTTCGTGAAGCTTTCTGTTGCATCAGCAGTTATGATTTGCTTGGAGATTTGGTATTTTATGACCATCATTGTTCTAACTGGTCATCTTGAGAATCCTGTCATTGCTGTTGGATCTCTTTCTATTTG TATGAACCTTAATGGATGGGAAGGCATGTTGTTCATTGGAATTAATGCAGCAATTAG tGTTCGCGTTTCCAACGAGCTTGGATCGGGCCACCCTAGGGCTGCAAAGTATTCAGTATTTATCACAGTGGCTGAATCTCTGATAATTGGGATATTTTGCATGGTACTAATCATATTAACAAAGGACCATTTTGCATTGCTTTTCACAAGCAGTGAGAAAATGCAAAAAGCTGTTTCTAAGTTGGCATATCTTCTTGCTGTGACCATGCTGCTTAATAGTGTCCAGCCAGTTATATCAG GTGTTGCTGTTGGAGGAGGATGGCAAGCACTAGTGGCATACATTAATCTGGCTTGCTACTACGTCATTGGACTCCCACTTGGATTCCTCTTAGGCTATAAAACAAGGTTGGGGGTTCAG GGAATATGGATGGGCATGATTTTTGGAACATTTCTGCAAACTATAATTCTTTGTATTATCGTATACAAAACCAATTGGAACGACGAG GTGGCACAAGCATCAGAGAGAATGAGAAAATGGAGTGGGCTATCTGATGAATCAGACACTAAATAA
- the LOC132645557 gene encoding probable E3 ubiquitin-protein ligase RHB1A → MGGCCCSSRKPPQLHGTPVFYYFPPVSEEYDSLTSDDSAATAFTSGLLDDLNLDRSTPNTYRSPPAPIPFEVVLGHPQSRGSQFTDETVLQHGYEMTACKDIRLTDCKAETESLLASLKKTGIDLVKSKSPIIKSAEEEDVCPTCLEEYDADNPRIVTKCNHHFHLSCILEWMERSETCPICNQEMIYEAL, encoded by the exons ATGGGTGGTTGCTGTTGCTCTTCAAGGAAGCCTCCCCAGCTTCATGGAACACCAGTTTTTTACTAT TTCCCACCAGTTTCTGAAGAGTATGACTCGCTGACATCTGATGATAGCGCTGCTACTGCATTTACGTCTGGCCTCCTGGATGATTTGAACCTAGATAGATCAACACCCAACACTTACCGCTCTCCACCTGCACCAATTCCATTTGAAGTAGTTTTGGGGCATCCACAGTCAAGAGGGTCCCAGTTCACCGATGAAACAGTACTTCAACATGGCTATGAGATGACTGCTTGTAAAGATATTAGGTTAACTGATTGCAAAGCTGAAACGGAGTCTCTTCTTGCCTCCCTAAAGAAAACAGGGATTGACCTTGTAAAATCTAAGTCACCTATTATTAAATCAGCAGAAGAAGAGGATGTTTGTCCCACTTGTCTTGAAG AGTATGATGCTGACAATCCAAGAATAGTCACAAAATGTAACCACCATTTTCATCTTTCATGCATCCTTGAGTGGATGGAAAGAAGTGAAACATGCCCAATATGCAACCAG GAAATGATATATGAAGCTCTATGA
- the LOC132645558 gene encoding G-type lectin S-receptor-like serine/threonine-protein kinase SD2-2: MISQKVLILLLISICFAFGVNSVPNDSTKIAKSRMQHVNMTHVAEPTKESFSAGIKLGSLKGSIKLESLNKSRVVLSGNTTILSENNTFGMGFFKTHDETKWYLGIWFASIPTPTYVWVANRERPIKNPSLATLEITEDGKLVLKEDSRTIIWETSNLEKASDVKLLELGNLVLVSNEGVLVWQSFDFPTDTWLPGMNLTATKWLTSWKSTNDPSPGRYSLRLQTTTYGEIVLFYNGTYPYWSTGNWSENAFVGVPEMTVPYIYNFHFIAPFTPMASFGYTEVPSETGIPPPLTRFMVDFNGQIKQFTWIQQAQSWSMFWSQPENMCSTYGLCGNLGFCNSKSLNPCKCLPGFSPLDDDSWDAGDFSGGCRRESNEICSKNDGFEEVGMVRYEGARVVSITGTRSECEKKCLGNCSCIGLYHNERTNSCKNLYGSLLNLRNLTSDGTIEDKLYVRVQGGGHTQKKQIQVRLIVIEMICGLLVILSVGIGTFIIFRRRRIRKKKKDEEDVFPIMNLKVFSYKELNAATKGFSEKLGHGGFGTVFLGELSDSSLVAVKRLERSGGGEKEFRAEVCTIGNIQHVNLVRLRGFCSENSHRLLVYEYMSKGPLSAYLRRDSQNLSWDVRFRISIGTARGIAYLHEECRNCIIHCDIKPENILLDEDFSAKVSDFGLAKLLGRDFSRVLATMRGTWGYVAPEWISGLAITTKADVYSYGMTLLELIGGRRNVEAPPSARGEEGHGTEEKWFFPPWAARKIIEGDIATVIDERLCGKYNATEAERLGLIAIWCIQDDESMRPSMGMVVKMLEGVVEVTMPSPPKLLQALVSGESFHGVGVDSGNGTSSRDGGFSSGYNPQQSMYSRDSQASV; this comes from the coding sequence ATGATTTCACAGAAAGTTCTCATTTTACTTCTCATCTCAATTTGTTTTGCATTTGGGGTCAATTCTGTTCCCAATGATAGTACAAAAATAGCAAAATCAAGAATGCAACATGTAAACATGACCCATGTAGCTGAACCCACTAAAGAGTCTTTTTCAGCTGGAATAAAGTTGGGATCTTTGAAAGGAAGCATAAAGTTGGAATCTTTGAACAAATCTAGAGTTGTGTTAAGTGGAAATACCACTATTTTGAGTGAAAACAACACATTTGGAATGGGTTTTTTCAAAACCCATGATGAAACGAAATGGTATTTGGGGATTTGGTTTGCTTCAATTCCAACAcctacttatgtgtgggttgctAATCGTGAAAGACCCATCAAGAATCCATCTTTAGCTACTTTAGAGATTACTGAGGATGGAAAATTAGTCTTAAAGGAAGATTCAAGAACCATTATATGGGAAACTAGCAACTTGGAGAAAGCTAGTGATGTAAAGCTATTGGAGCTAGGAAATTTGGTTCTTGTTTCTAATGAAGGTGTTTTGGTATGGCAAAGCTTTGATTTTCCTACAGATACATGGCTGCCTGGAATGAACTTGACTGCTACAAAATGGCTAACATCTTGGAAAAGTACCAATGACCCATCACCTGGAAGGTACTCTTTAAGGCTGCAAACAACAACCTACGGTGAGATTGTTCTTTTTTACAATGGTACTTATCCATATTGGTCCACTGGGAATTGGAGTGAAAATGCATTTGTTGGTGTACCAGAAATGACTGTTCCTTACATTTACAATTTCCATTTTATAGCACCTTTTACCCCTATGGCATCATTTGGATACACTGAAGTGCCATCAGAGACTGGAATTCCACCTCCTTTAACTAGGTTCATGGTGGATTTCAATGGACAGATTAAACAGTTCACTTGGATCCAACAGGCACAAAGTTGGAGCATGTTCTGGTCACAGCCAGAGAATATGTGCAGTACTTATGGTTTGTGTGGGAATTTAGGGTTCTGTAATAGTAAGTCATTGAATCCATGTAAGTGTTTGCCAGGGTTTAGTCCTTTGGATGATGATTCATGGGATGCAGGGGATTTTTCGGGTGGCTGTCGGCGCGAGAGTAATGAAATTTGTAGCAAAAATGATGGATTTGAGGAGGTTGGAATGGTTCGATATGAAGGAGCAAGGGTAGTTTCAATTACTGGAACTAGAAGTGAATGTGAGAAAAAATGTTTAGGGAATTGTTCTTGTATTGGTTTGTATCACAATGAGAGGACTAATTCGTGCAAGAATTTATATGGGTCATTGCTCAATCTTAGAAATCTTACTTCTGATGGAACTATTGAGGATAAGCTATATGTAAGAGTTCAGGGAGGAGGGCATACTCAAAAGAAGCAGATTCAAGTCAGATTAATTGTGATTGAAATGATCTGTGGATTGCTGGTAATTCTGTCTGTTGGAATTGGGACTTTCATAATATTCAGGAGGAGAAGAAtaaggaagaagaaaaaagatGAGGAAGATGTATTTCCTATAATGAATTTGAAGGTGTTTTCGTACAAAGAGCTTAATGCTGCAACAAAGGGATTTTCGGAGAAGCTTGGTCATGGTGGTTTTGGAACTGTGTTCCTAGGGGAACTATCGGATTCTTCACTCGTAGCTGTGAAGAGACTTGAAAGATCTGGTGGTGGTGAAAAGGAATTTCGCGCGGAGGTATGCACAATAGGAAACATTCAGCATGTTAATTTAGTGAGGTTGAGGGGATTTTGCTCTGAAAATTCTCATAGGCTTTTGGTTTATGAGTACATGTCAAAGGGTCCTCTTAGCGCATATTTAAGGCGAGACAGTCAGAATCTAAGTTGGGATGTTAGATTCCGAATTTCTATTGGGACAGCAAGAGGTATCGCTTATTTACACGAAGAGTGTCGCAATTGTATAATACACTGCGACATTAAACCAGAAAACATTCTGCTAGATGAAGATTTTTCAGCAAAGGTTTCTGATTTTGGACTTGCAAAGCTCCTCGGAAGGGACTTTAGTAGAGTGTTGGCAACCATGAGGGGTACTTGGGGCTATGTTGCACCCGAGTGGATCTCTGGATTAGCTATCACAACCAAAGCTGATGTATATAGCTATGGCATGACATTATTGGAACTAATAGGTGGTCGACGAAATGTAGAGGCACCACCTTCGGCTAGAGGTGAAGAGGGCCACGGAACAGAGGAGAAGTGGTTTTTCCCACCATGGGCAGCACGCAAAATAATCGAAGGAGACATTGCAACTGTCATCGATGAAAGACTATGTGGAAAGTACAATGCCACTGAGGCAGAACGTTTGGGATTGATCGCGATTTGGTGCATTCAGGACGACGAATCAATGAGGCCTTCCATGGGAATGGTGGTGAAAATGTTGGAAGGAGTAGTTGAGGTGACAATGCCTTCACCTCCGAAGCTGCTCCAAGCATTAGTATCGGGAGAATCATTTCATGGGGTAGGAGTTGATTCGGGTAACGGGACATCATCACGAGATGGAGGTTTCAGCTCGGGTTATAATCCGCAACAGTCGATGTATTCCAGGGACTCTCAAGCTTCAGTTTAG